The nucleotide window GGCCTGCTTTTCGGGAGAGGCCTGATCACCCCCGGACGGGTCGACCGGGAACCATCCGACATTGGGCAGATAGACCTCGACCCAGCGATGAAAGACATCGTCAGTCGAAGCATCATCGCCCCGCACAACCACCGAGCCGACATAGCGAGCGGGAATCCCGGCTCCCCGGCAGAGCGAAATGTAAACGAACGAATATTCCGAACATGAGCCGGAACCGCGCTTGAGCACGGTCGGAGCGATATTCCATCCTCCCGCCAGCTCATAATACATATTTTCCATCAAATACTGATATATATCACGCGCGATCCAGTACGGGTTTTCCTCGTCGCCCAAAATCTTATCCAGGGTATTCTGCATATATTCATTGGACATCCCGAACTTAGTGTCATCGACCAGGTATTTATCCTTGATATCATCGGGGATATCATCCAGCGAGCCGACATCCTCGGGATATACGAAATACCTGACAGCGTAGAGCTTGCACTCGGCCAGCATGGTCGGTTCGGCCATATCGCCGGCAACAAGTCGGTCGTAGTGCCAGACCGCCACTTTCTGGCCCCATTGATCGTTACGGAACTCTGTCGGTTCGGGTATAAACTGAGGCTGGCCGATCAGGTCCTGGTTGTCGCGCCGGGAGGGAACCGCCATGTAAATCTCCAGGTCAACCAGATCACCGGGACCGTAGTTGCGTACCTGTTCGGTATAGATCAACTCCTGATGTTTTTCATCGCTTCGGCTCAGGATCTCGGTATCAATAATCTTGACGGCATAGATCGAATCAGCCTGGTAATCGCAGTTGTACAGGTAGGTGCCGTCAAACGCCAGCCCGCGGGCGTAGGGAGCGGGAGCGTCGAAATAGAATATGACCACCTGGCGTTGTGGATCGATTAAGTAGATTTTATCGGTGTAGCGGTCGGAAGCCCAGAGATATTGACCATCGAAAGTGAGTCCCTCGACATTGCCGGAGGGTGCGGTAAACTCCTCAATCGTAGTGCCGTCCTCAGTCGAGATCTGCATCAGTTTATCCGAACGTATGTCCGATACCCAGAGATATTCACCATCGAAGGT belongs to Candidatus Zixiibacteriota bacterium and includes:
- a CDS encoding transglutaminase, with amino-acid sequence MSAGLSAEIGDIINSNPTPGQFPTGLTSDGKYLYTVDRQTDTLYRLDKKSAEIISSMPAPGYNISDLAYDGQNIWCLDIEENLIYLYDFENGISLRTLWCPAEKPRGLTFDGEYLWVSDIRSDKLMQISTEDGTTIEEFTAPSGNVEGLTFDGQYLWASDRYTDKIYLIDPQRQVVIFYFDAPAPYARGLAFDGTYLYNCDYQADSIYAVKIIDTEILSRSDEKHQELIYTEQVRNYGPGDLVDLEIYMAVPSRRDNQDLIGQPQFIPEPTEFRNDQWGQKVAVWHYDRLVAGDMAEPTMLAECKLYAVRYFVYPEDVGSLDDIPDDIKDKYLVDDTKFGMSNEYMQNTLDKILGDEENPYWIARDIYQYLMENMYYELAGGWNIAPTVLKRGSGSCSEYSFVYISLCRGAGIPARYVGSVVVRGDDASTDDVFHRWVEVYLPNVGWFPVDPSGGDQASPEKQAAYFGGLSNRFLITTESGGGSEYLEWGYNSSLKYKFKGKVKVHNEHFGEWSPAGSPEEK